GCGCGCTTCTTCGCCAGCCCCTCCTCCACGCCGATCCACAGCGATCTCAGCTTCCTGCCTTGCTGCGGCGGCAGCTCTACAGAACTCGTGGATCACTGCGGCGGCCTCCTGCTGCACCGTGACTGGAGGACCCTCTGCGTGATCAACCCCGCCACCAGGCGCTGGGAAGATCTTCCATGGGAGGACGACGGCTGCGACGCGTACCTTGCGTTTGACCCTGCCGAGTCGCTGCACTATCAGGTGTTCTCCGTCCCTTCCGACCCCGAGAAGGTCGTACTGAACCCACACGATGAGTTTGAAGAGGATTTGATCGAATGTCCACCATCCACCTGGACCATAAACGTGTTCTCGTCCAGCACAAGGCAGTGGCAGAGGAGATCGTTTGTCCGTGAAGCCGAGGCTCCGGAGACAGTATTACATCCAATATCCATGCCATGGAGCCGCCAGAGGGGTAGGCGAAGCGTGTACTGGCGAGGATCACTTTATGCGCACTTTTATGGCGTGTTTCTTGTGAGGTACTGTAGTTTTCTAGCACTAGTTCATCTTTGCAGAATCTCTTTTAATTTCTAGCACGAATTTTCTATATTTACCTTGTAAAAGGTTTCTAATGTTATTTTTGAATGAATTGACATTTTTATAGGTTATCTTTATCAAATGGGAAGTATCGAGTAATCAAAACACCGATAAATGACGAGGAGAGCATTCACGTCAATGTTTTAAATAGCCGGCTATAGCTCTGCTATAGCCCGCTATATAGCCTTTTCACTAGGGTGCCGCTAAATGGTCCCATGTACAAATAACCCGCtatagcctgctatagcccgctATTATTTGGCTATAGCCCGCTATTATTTTGAGGTCCGCCGTTATTTGGCAATAGCCCGCTATTTAAAACATTGATTCACGTGCAGTCTTATGTTGGGAGATCGGAAAATGGCGTGTACTTTGCAACAGTTCATGATGGATGTCGACTTCAGGTTTGGACTCTCATGGAATCGAGTGAACGGGTGGATTGGGTGTCGAAGAAACATATTGATCTGGGAACTGCAACTCTACCATTGTACCCGCCAGATTATATGGAGGGAATTGAAAAAACTTGGATTttggacgacgatgatgatgtgAATGGCAACAATAGAAACATAAAGACGGAGAATTTGGACTGGGACTCCGATGATGATAACATTGTGAATATTGAAGATTCTTCTTGTCAATATTCCCACACCTATGTCTCCTTTCTTGGGTTTCATCCCTACAAAGAAGTTGTTTTCTTGGCGTTGACATCATACGAAGGACCAGTTGCAGTGGCTTATCATTTGAACAGCTCAAAATTTCAGTATGTGGGACAGCTAGTAGATTACTCATGTGGCGCTCGCATACAGGGATCATTTCCGTACACCCCTTGCATGGCTGGGCATCTTCTAAATCACTTCAGAGAGTAGTACATTTGAGCTACTACAAATAGTCTAATAATGGCACCCTAGTCTAAGGGTCCTTTTTTCTGTTTATGTAGGAAAATATCTTTAAATTCTCTACTTTGTTTTGGAGAAAGATTAAGATTATGATTCGACCGTGGTCCGAATAACTATGTGTGCTTGGACAAGCTTTTGTAATTCAATTCGTAAATCGGATGATCTCTATATAATGCAATCAGTATGCCATGTG
This sequence is a window from Aegilops tauschii subsp. strangulata cultivar AL8/78 chromosome 7, Aet v6.0, whole genome shotgun sequence. Protein-coding genes within it:
- the LOC109736570 gene encoding uncharacterized protein, with product MDKTESLPDDALAHILGRLQPRDLAATRCVRKAWCAIVDGRRLLLPHLLPRAVRGLFLNYGDHARFFASPSSTPIHSDLSFLPCCGGSSTELVDHCGGLLLHRDWRTLCVINPATRRWEDLPWEDDGCDAYLAFDPAESLHYQVFSVPSDPEKVVLNPHDEFEEDLIECPPSTWTINVFSSSTRQWQRRSFVREAEAPETVLHPISMPWSRQRGRRSVYWRGSLYAHFYGVFLVRLSLSNGKYRVIKTPINDEESIHVNVLNSRL